Below is a genomic region from uncultured Sunxiuqinia sp..
CAGGCGACTCAGCTCCGGAAATTCAATATCATAACATATCAACACCCCAATTTTCCCACAGTCAGTTTCAATAGCCTTCAATTTTGATCCTCCCTGCATCCCCCACACTTTGGCTTCATCAGGTGTTACATGCAATTTTTCAAATCGTTCAACTGATCCATCTCGTTTACAAACAAAGCCGGCATTATATAAACGGTCGTTTTTTATTTCAGGCATACTCCCTGTAATGATATTGATGTTGTAAGAAATGGCCAACTCCGAAAACCGCTGGGTAATTTCTTCGGTGTGGCTGGCCAGTTCACGAATTGCTTCCGGCTCGCTCAAGTGGTTGTTTTCCGCCATCAACGGCGCCATAAAAAACTCTGGGAATAAGGCAAAATCAGAACGATATCCCGATACCGCATCAACAAAATACTCTGCTTGGTTCATCAAGTCATCCAGGTTATTATATGGTCGCATTTGCCATTGTATTAATCCCAGACGAACAATCTTCTTCGTTAGTACCGGTTGCGTCGTGGTTTCTTTCTCATAATATATGTTGTCCCATTTAAGCAACACCGCATAATCATTCGACTCCTCATCACCTTCTAAATAGTTCTTTAAAATTTTGGATGGATAAAAGTCATTCGACATTTGAAAGTTCAATACCGGATCAACAATTTCTTTTAAACGAACTTTTGCAATATACTCTTTCGGAGACATTTGATCAGAGTATTTATGATAACTCGGAATCCGCCCACCGAAAGCAACTCCTTTCAGGTTCAACCGCTCGCACAACTCCTTTCGATAATCGTAGAGACGACGTCCCAGCCTCAATCCACGATATTCAGGTCGAATAAAGATCTCAATCCCGTACAATGTATTTCCATCCGGGTCGTGCGTATTGAATGAATAATTACCCGAAATTCGTTTATAGGTATGCTGGGTTTCATACTTGCTTAAATCGACAATAATAGAAAATGCACAACCAGCAATCTGACCGTTCACACGGATCACCACCTGACCTTCAGGAAACAGGTTAATTAATGTTTTCAACTGCGGACGCAACCAATAGGAGTCCGGCATTTCCGGGTAAGACTCTATCAAAGCCTTTTTTAACTCCTGATAATCTTTCAGTTGTAGAAAACTAAGTTCTATATTTTCAATTTCGTTTGTATTCACCATGATCCATATTATTTTGAGATAGCAATCACAAAGATAACAGCTAATCCCTATTTAAAGTTATCGTAGCTATTCAGTAATATAAAAATAAGTGTATCACTCATGCAGTATTCCAAAATATTCTCAGCAAAATCAGCAGAGTGCCGACACATTAACACACCTTTATATCTTCCTATATTTCCTTTTCGTATTTTTTTAGATCAACTTACTATATGGTAAATAATTAAAACTAACACATATACTCATGGCTATTCAAAAGATAATCGCAGCCGGTTGGGGCAACCGGCTCTCAAGGCGGTGGACTTGTAAAAGCAGTATTAAATGATCCAGATGCCCAATTAAAAATCCGCGCAATTACTCGAAATGCCAAATCGGACAAAGCAAAAGAATTAGCTGAACTTGGCGCTGAGGTTATCGAGGCTGATGTTAATAATATTAGAAGCCTTACAAAAGCATTTGAAGGTGCATATGGCGCATACTGTACCACCTTGGGGGGATTTCTTCACTTGAAAAGGAAAAGATTCATGCAAAAAATATGGCCGAAGCAGCAACCCAAGAGGGATTTAAGCAAGTTATTTGGTCAACCGTTGAAGACACCCGAAAATGGGTTTCATTGGACGACGACCGCATGCCTACCTTAATGGATCTATATAAGGTTCCACATTTTGATGCTAAGGGAGAATCCAATTCATATTTTGAGAAGAGCGGCACTCCATACACCTTGCTGTATACTTCTTCTTATTGGGACAATTTCATTTATTTTGGAATCGGGCCACAAAAAGGTCAGGACGGGAAATTAGCCATTACCTTTCCTATGGGAGATAAAAAGTTACCTGGCATTGCTGCTGAGGACATTGGTAAATGTGCTTATGGTATTTTCAAGGCAGGAGACCGATTTAGAAACCAATCGGTGGGGATTTCAGGGCAGCGTTTAACAGGTCTGGAAATGGCTGATGGTTTCTCCAAACTTTTAGGAAAACCTGTAGCTTACAACGATGTTCCGGCGGCTGTGTATCGCACCCTCGGCTTTCCCCGTGCTGAAGAGCTGGCGAATTTCTCGATCTGCTAGACGACCTTGGAGCGGACGTAACCAGTTTGGACGACATTCCTGTCGCAGACCTCACCGCAATTTTACTGTACCATGTTGTTGAAGGACGCATACATTCATCGGATCTTTCAGGTGGGATTGTACACCTTGAACGGAGCCTAAATCACGGTTGGCCTAAGCAATGGAGTTATGATTGACGATGCAAAGGTTAGAACACCGAACGTGCAGGCAACAAATGGTATAATCCACTTGATTAACAAAGTCTTCAGACAGTAGTAGAAAGTAGAAATACTCCATAGAAATTATGCAAAATAAAGTGAGCATTCGAATTCGAATGCTCGCTTTATTTTTTAGCACATTTCTCTTGAACATCACACATTAAAACTCGTAGGTTAAGCCGGTAAAAACACCAACCGTATAGGGCTTATAATCGACAGAAGAATTACTATTTAACGATCCTAAAAAATGCTTTATCTGCGGCTCAATTCGGACACTTATTTTATCGGTAATTCCGTAGCCAAAACCCAGTCCGAAACTGGTGCTGTAATTAACCGTATTCATATCTCTTGTTTCTCCAATTCGCTGTCGCCCATCTTGACTATTGGCATAAGCTTCATTTCCGATTAACACACTTGTATTGAAACCTCCCAACAACTGCATTTTAAAAACAGCATCAACAAGCTGATAGCGAAAGGTTAGCGGAATCTCAATATACTCAAAATCTTGCTCAAACTCAGTCTCAGTAAGCAATATATTACGATTTGAATCAGTTGATTCAAAGCCATTACTAAGCTTAGCATTAGTTGGAAGGTTTTCTATTGCAATAACCCCTGCAGAAGTGTTCATCGTTACTTCTCCTGAGCGAACTGCAACAGCCGTATTGAAAAATCCTACATCATCAACTAAATTTTGATCTCCTTCGACCGGAGACGCCAGAGAATAAGACAAATCAGATGAGCGATAAGCCTGATTGGAAGAAGTTTGTTCGAGTTTACTATAGAAAACCCCACTCTGCACACTCCATCGCTTATTGGTTTTGTACTCAACTGAAATCCCACCTCCTACGTTTAAATCTTCACTTGAATTGTCATAGGTCATTGCGCTGGCATACTCTTTACTTTGCGAACTCTGACGAACAGCAAAACCCGGTGTTAACATAGCTCCAACCTGCCAACCTGCTGACTCTATATTCTGTTTGTTTGCTGCCAGTAAGCGCGCATTTTCCTCAATCATGGAAAGCTCCACCCGGCTTAACAGCGACTCAGCTTGCGAATTTCTATTTGCCTCAGCTAATTGAGTCGGTTTCTTAAACAAATCATCTAGCTCTACTCCGATTAACCGGAGCAAGCTAAATGATTTCATTTCCTGTTTCCTATTTTCTGATTTTGCAATTTGTCCTTCGTGCTTCGGGGCTTCAACTAATACGGCATAACTCGCTGCGGTATCTACGCTTGCTTCTTCGTTGCTTACGAGATAAGTCTGATTGTTTTTCTGGTCGGACTCTGCAAAAATCGGTGCCTCCTGACTTAAAACCGGATCATTCACATCGTTCAATTCATCTGTCGATTCATCTCCAACAATTTCTTTCGCCTTGTTAAGCGGTTTGGACAATGGTTTTTCAACCGCCTCATTTTGCTCTGTTAAAATCGGAACATCTGTTTCATGCGGATGCTGCAACTGCCAACCTAACAAAAAGGCTAATAAAACAGCTGCTGCAATTCCTACTCCTTTTAAGTAACCCAAAATAGTGCGTCGTTTCGCCCCCGCCTGCTGCTCCTGAATCCGATTCCAAACATACGAAGGCGGCTCTTGTTCAAAATTCTCTAATTTCGAACGGAACAACTCATCCAATTGATCATTATTCTTTTTCATGCAGAATAATTATTTTCTGTTTCTCCAAAAACCTTCACCACTTTATCCCTCAATATTCCTCTGGCACGCGCCAAATTCGACTTAGATGTTCCCACCGAAATTTTCATTTCATCTGCTATCTCCTGATGATTCATGCCTTCAATAACATATAGGTTGAATACCATTCGATAACGTGGCGGCAATTCATTAATAATCTTTAGTAAATCCTTTGCTGACAATTCAGCAATGATATTATCATTTAGTTCAGGCTCATCATAAATCCCCATGTCTTCAACCGGGTGCATCAAATGATTTTTTCGGTAGCGTTCTAAGGCAACATTAACCATTATTCGTCGCACCCAACCTTCAAACGCACCCTCGTGCCTGAATGAACCAATTTTTTCAAAGACCTTTAAAAAACCATCCTGCAAATTATCTTCTGCTTCAGTCTCATCTTTCGAATACCGCAGACACACCCCAAACATTTTTGGGGCCAGATACTGGTACAATCTGGCCTGTGCCTTCGTTTTACCAGCAGCACTATCGATAATAATCTGCTTGAGATCTTTCAAAACACTATCAATTGATTAAGATCAAAATTAACAGAATGCCCGCATAGTTTGCAATTAATTCCGCAATCCGCTCTAATTAATTTACTTTGACAAAAGTCAAAATGGGTGATTTCAGTATGGTGATGGGGGAAACCACCGAAAGGTTGCGTAGTTCGTCAACTATTTTTTAAAACTCGAACGCAACCTTTTCCAGGCATCGTCAGTCTATTTTAGCATAAATCACTTCGAATAAATCATTAGAACGATGAAACATCTTATTTTTATTTGCAGCTTATTATTAATATCACCACTTCTCAAGTCGTGCTCCGACTCAGATTCGATTGTTGTTGAAGATGAAGACGTGACCAATATTGACTTGGATTTGAAATCGGAAAAGCTGATTGAAGCCGACAATGCTTTTGGGCTTGACCTGTTTAAAGAGGTCAATACCGAATTGGATGAAGGCAAAAACCTGATGATTTCACCCTTGAGTATTTCGCTTGCACTGGCCATGGTATACAATGGAGCCGACGGCGACACCAAAAGCCAAATGGAAACCATGTTGCACAAATCGGGTTTTTCACCCGACCAAATAAACAAAGCTTATCAAAGTCTCGTAAAAGCCTTAGCTGATCATGATCCGCAAGTTAAAATATCGATTGCCAACGCTATTTTTTACGATCAAAATTTTAACATAAAATCTGATTTTATTTCAACTAACCAAACGTATTACGATGCCGAGGTTGATAAATTGGATTTTAACAATTCATTATCCACACTCGACCGGGTAAATGGTTGGGTAAAAAATAAAACCAACAATAAGATTGAAAAAATAATCGATCAGGTTTCTCCCACTGATGCAATATTTTTGATGAATGCCATTTATTTTAAAGGTCAGTGGACCTCCCAGTTTGAGAAAGACAATACAGCAGACCGTGCCTTTTATACTGAAAATGGAAACGAATTACAGGTTCCAACGATGATGCTGGATGAGACAACATTAAACTATACAGGAACGAGCCAATTTCAATTACTGGAGTTACCATATGGTGGAGAGAAATACAGCATGCTCATCCTTTTACCGACCGAAGAATATTCGACCAATGATGTCATTGCAGAAATGAATCAGTCTAATTTGAACAATTTGCTTGAGAACTTGCACGAACGTAATTTAAAAGTCTACTTGCCAAAGTTTGAATTTGCATACGCAAATAGCTTAGTTGACAACCTGAAAGCGTTAGGCATGAATGATGCGTTCATCGCTTCTCTTTCTGACTTCTCTGGTATTTCGGATATTCCAGATTTATATATTTCGGAAGTAAAACATAAAAGTTATATTAAAGTTGACGAAGAAGGAACAGAGGCCACAGCTGTTACAGGAGTGACATTTGAAGTGACTTCGGCAGGTCCGGAGCCCGTTTTTGATGTTAATCGACCTTTTGTTTTCGCTATCCGCGAAAAAGATACAAACGCTATTTTATTTATGGGAAAAGTTAATAATCCACTACTCGATGAATAAGTTAATTTATATCGCCATTCTGGCCTTCTTTATGAGTTGCGAAAAACAGGAAGACCCGACTGATGGGCTGAAATACAAAAGTATCTCCCCGTCAGAAACCGAAGAGTATATCGATCTGTACGTTAATAATTTCGACAGTTTGGAGAACGATCCGGTTACAATCAATGAAGTGCTGATTGAAGGCGACTTACTCATTGTCAACTTAAGTTATAGTGGTGGTTGCGCTGAGCACGAGTTCAATCTGGCTCGAATTCATCCTTCGTGTGGCACACCTCCACTTCCGCCGCCTACATTTGAACTCAAACACAATGCTAATGGCGATCTATGCGAAGCCTGGCTTACAGACACCTTAGCCTTTGACATCAGCCGATTACGAAATAGTGAAGACAGCCAGATGACAATCAGCTTTTCAGCAAATGAGTATAACGACGAATATTTTCATTTCAACTTAAATTACAGGTATGAATAAATTACAGGTATTATTGCTGGCGTTACCTTTTCTGACTTCGATGGCATGCATTCATGATGATGTGAGAGTTGACGATGATATTGTTGTCTTTTTTCAATTTGAATATGTGAACCATGCCTGGGGATTTCAGCATAACGGATTCATTATCGATCAGGAGGGTAATGTTTACGACTATGAGAAACCAGATGATTGGATGTGGCCTGAAAATAACGAAATTAGCACAAGTGCTTTTGAAAGTAATCTTTCGAAAGCAGAAATCAGGCTTGCCCAATTGGATAGAAGTGACATCAAAGAAATGACAAAGCTTGCGAAACAAGCAAGGTATGGAGATTTAACCGAACAAAAATCAGTGATGGCTGATGCCGGAGTTGAGGTGTATGCCATCTACACGGCCACTGCCGGAGACAATATTTTAATAAGACATTTGCTGCAACAACGCGGTGATGTTTACCAAAAAAATAAAACCAGCGCCTCTGACGACATCACCGAATGGCTCATTGATTTTCGCGGAACGAACGGCTACCCCGATGACAACTTTTAATATTGAAACGGTATCATTTTCACCCCACACGTTCTAATTTAATCCAGACAAAACGGGCAGCTTAAAAGCTGCCCGTTTTCATTTGTATCGTTTCTACTTAAAACATCGGATCCCATGGCGGAAGCATTTCCGCTTTTTCACCATAAATATCCAATACTTTTTCGCTAACAAAATCTTTATGCACCACAATTCGGAACATGTATTCGTTAAACCACTCATCGGTAAAAGTGAGGTAGCCTTTTTCTCCCGTTTTTTCACCCCAGCTGTTTTCAAATTGCCATTTCAGCGGTTGCTCATCTTCATCTACTTCAACAGCTATCAGTGCCATTCCATGACTCGAACCACTTTCGCGACTTTGAATTCGCTCTGCTTTTGTCATATTGAACGGAACATTGTAAACCGCTTCGTAGTTAAAATTATCAACGTCCAGCACTCCAAAATCTCGACGTAACTGTTTGCCCACATCGCATGAGGCATACATGGCTTGATTGTTCTTGATTGATTCGATGCAGAATACCTTAATCACATCATTTGGCAAATTCACATAGTGCCAGTTTTCACCTTCCTCAACATTACGGTAATTTTCAATCTCAAAGTGCTTCCAAAACGGACGAGTCGGATCGTTCATCAACATCACATAATCGTTGAGTTTAACTTCTCCAAGCACTTCGTTCATAAACGATTTTGGCGTAAAATTACCCGCTTCAACAAGGTCCCCATATTTGTTTTTGTAGCGATAGTTGAAAGTTACAGGAGGTTCGCCCAAATTGAGAGCCAACATCCGGTAAATAACTGAGAGCATTTCTACTTTTCGATCTTCAATGGCTTGCTTGTTTTCACCGGAGCTTTTCAACTCGCGAAGTTCCAATGCCTGCTCGCGCAACTTACGCTTTAGTAATTTTGTCATCCAGGCTGTATTCTCGCTTGAGTAGGTTTCTTCCATCGCTTCGCGAGGAACCATGCCATACTTATTGGCCAAGTTTACAAAATTGATCCACTGTCCGCCATCGTCAACCGGCGAACGAAAGTACCAACGCACTTTCTCATCATCAATCTCCCGGTGGGCAGTCGCCACTATATTATTCAAAAATAAATTGGCTTTCTCGAACAAATCCCAGAAATAGAGGTAATTCTCAGAGAACTCAAAGGAGCTAACTTTAAAATGAGATATCGCCATTGGACGAAAAACATTCAGCGAAGTAAACAGCCAGCAACGACCTGATTTTTTTTGGTTGGTTACTCCCGAGACATCAACCCGGTAGGTGAAATAATGATCAGTCGAACCTTCATTTTCACGACTCCAGGCTAATTGGGTAATTGGATTTGCCGATAATGCGTTTTGCATTCCAGTGGTATAGTTGTTTTTAACAAACGACGACCTGATTTCACCCAGACTATTCTGACTAACCGACTGACCCAAAGATAGTAATGGCAACATAAGGCCTATAAAAAATGTCCATTTCTTCATCATGCGTTATTCTAAAGTTTTCAGTTGTAAGAGTTCAAAATTATCAATAATTTATTAGCAAAAAAAAGACCTCCGCAGAGGCCCTTCACTATTTAGCATCAATTTATCATTTTAAAAGATGATAGGTTAACCCAATTGAAAAGGCTAGGTTCGACTTATCATACAACTCTTTGTAAGTTCCTACTCCCTCATATTCAATTTCCTTATAACCATTTTCGTATACCGTGTTAAGCACACCCAGATCCATATCAAAAGCATCACTTACTTTAAACTTTGCTCCCAACCCAACTGAGTTAGAGCTCAAGCTATAGCTGATATCAGTCTGATACCCTCGCCCTACACCGGTTTCAGAATGCATTAACCCGGCACTGATTGTGGTTACCTCGTTGAGTTGAAGCTCCAAACCTCCGGCCAACTCATAGTAATTTTTCTCAATATCATTTTCCTTTCCTGACCAATCTGCAGCTTTATCAAAATAATTACTGAACGATCCGGATAGTTTAAAATTATCCAGCAACTGATAGTCAACCCCTGCCGTAAAAATTGCCGGAATATCGTTTCGAAATTCAGCACCATCGGGATATACATTCAAGTCATCCTTTTCAGTATGATTGGTCATTTTCAATACGGTTTTAAATTCGTACCGAAACCCCATGTTCAGCTTCTCATTGGGCTTAATATTTAAACCGATTATTGGAGTAAATCCGGTTCCTTTCTGATCCAAGCTTTCATACTTATCACCCATTTGCGAAGCATAAGCGCTAGCAGTAGCTGCTTTCACGCTCATTGTCTGTGCTGCTTCGCCAAAGGTTGTTCCACTTTGAAAACCATAGGCAGCAGCAGTTTCATCAGGCATTGTAGCACTGGCAGGGTACTCTCCAAGTTGTGCTGCTGCAGCACTTGCACCAGTAGCTAGCTGATTAAACAGGTCGGTAGCTAAAACAGGCTGAGATCCCACAATTAAGCTAATTTGTTTGATATGTCCGTCGTAAGTATTTTTTGCACTAATCACCCGCAACCCTATCGCTCCGCTAAAAACCTCACTAAACGTGTAGCTGGCATTGAGCTGTGCGCCTAAAAATACCGAGCGACCATCAAAATACAAGTCAGAGGAATAACCATCAGTTGCAATGCCAAGTTGGCCCAAGGCCGCCGGAAGTTGAGCAAATGGAATCTCGAATGACGGTAAACCGGTTTTATACTCAGCCGTTCCACCCCCTCCATTAACTCCGAATCCGAAAGAAAAAGCAAATCGCTCCTTTTTATAAACTGCAAATACAGAAGGAAAAACAGGCACGGTAACATCTCCGTTATAAGTAGATTCGTTCAGTAACGGATACATATTTTCAATCGTCCGAGTTTGAAAAATACTTTGATTATTGAATGAAAAATGCCAGCCGTCGTTTAGCTTTACCAGTCCTGCCGGGTTGAAGTAAACCGCATCAATATCAGTTGAGGCATTTCGTGAAAGCATCCTGATGTACTGCGCACTTTGGTTCGCATTTGTTAAGATACCACCTGCCCATACTGATTGCATTAACCCCAAAAAAACAACAGTCAGCAAAGTTGATTTTTTCATGCTCTTTTTTGTTTAAAGATTAGTATAGCAAACAAAAGTATATTATTTCACTTTTAAACAATGCATACCTGATGTAAAACAGCTTATCGAAAAATATCGATATGTTTGATTCCTCCCGCGAATAGGAAGTTGTAGACCTCATTTTACGTTAAAACATGACATGCAAGAAAAGGAGAGCGTGTCAGAATCATATTACCAGAAACAAAAAAGGAGAGATCTGACGCTCTCTCTTTCTTTACTTCTATAGATATGAGTTAACTAAAATTCAATGTCATATAAATCTGCACCATCTTTCTCAAACTGAGCGATACTAATATCAGTCATGGGGTGTTTGATTAATTGCATCAACAACTCGGGACTAATTGTTGCCGAATGAGAACCATTCATACTGACCCTGTAAATCTGGTCAACTGTTTTAAAGCTCGCTGCCAGTACTTTTGTATCTAATTTGTATTCGTCCATATTTTTAGCAATATCACGTACAACTTCTATCCCGTGTGACGAAATATTATCTAAGCGACTAACATACGGAGCAACAAAGTCGGCTCCGGCTTTTGCTGCCACCAAGGCCTGCTGTTGTGTAAAAATTGCTGTTGCTGTTACTTTTATTCCAGCATCTTTCAGAATACGCATAGCTTTGAACCCTTCCGGGAAAACCGGAATTTTGGCATAAAAGTTATCACCTAAATCGAAATACGTTTTGTATTTTTTCGCCTCTTTAACAATCTCTTCAGAAGTAGAGCTCATTACCTGAACATGCATCATACCATCGCCTACAATTTTCGAAACCTCATCAATAGCAACTGAAAGTTTCATCCCCGATTGTTTCAGAATGGTCGGGTTTGTTGTAACTCCTTCAAGAGGGAAAAAATCGTATAGTTCCTTCAAGGCTTTAATATCAGCCGTGTCTGCCATGTAAATCATAACGTTTTACTTTTTACAACAAAAAAACGCAAGACTGATTGAGAGCTTTCAACTATCAATATAATCCTGCGTCAGTTCGTTTATTTTAAATTTTCAATTAAATATCTTTCGCATTTGCCAGAAGATAATCTTCGGCTTCTACGGACCAAAGTTCGTTATTATTCTCACATATTTCATGCAACTTCGCAAATAAAGGATCAGATTTTCCCTTTTCTTTAAATTCAGAAATAGCTGTCAACGGAATTTCCTTATGGGTATAAATTAATTTTTTCCCTCCCGGAATATTTGGCAAGTCAAGAGTTGTATCAATTACCGCATTTAAGCCGCCAATATGGGTTACCAATCCGGCAGGATCCAGTCCTTTTCCGAACATTTCGAGCGACTCTACCATATCATCATTATTCCCACCCGACGTACCAACGATATGTGTAGAACCATAGTGAACGTTGTAGAAATTCATTTTGGCACTGAAGTCTGTTTTACTTGGACCTGCAAAAAAGTTCAAACATCCATCGTTTGAAAGAATCGCATCGCCTTGCTCAATTACGGGAGGCACCGGAGCAAAAACAAAAACGTCGTTATAGCCTTCTCCTCCGGTTAAACCACGTAATTTTCCAACAGGATCTTCTCCACTTGTATTCAGGTAAACCAGCTCAATACCTTTCGATTTTGCCCATTCAGGAGAATAGATAGTTGCTGCCC
It encodes:
- a CDS encoding bifunctional GNAT family N-acetyltransferase/carbon-nitrogen hydrolase family protein, whose product is MVNTNEIENIELSFLQLKDYQELKKALIESYPEMPDSYWLRPQLKTLINLFPEGQVVIRVNGQIAGCAFSIIVDLSKYETQHTYKRISGNYSFNTHDPDGNTLYGIEIFIRPEYRGLRLGRRLYDYRKELCERLNLKGVAFGGRIPSYHKYSDQMSPKEYIAKVRLKEIVDPVLNFQMSNDFYPSKILKNYLEGDEESNDYAVLLKWDNIYYEKETTTQPVLTKKIVRLGLIQWQMRPYNNLDDLMNQAEYFVDAVSGYRSDFALFPEFFMAPLMAENNHLSEPEAIRELASHTEEITQRFSELAISYNINIITGSMPEIKNDRLYNAGFVCKRDGSVERFEKLHVTPDEAKVWGMQGGSKLKAIETDCGKIGVLICYDIEFPELSRLLADEGVDIIFVPFLTDTQNGYSRVRNCAMARAIENECYVVIAGGVGNLPKVHNMDIQFAQSMVFTPCDFAFPVNGIKAEATPNTEMILIADVDLDLLRELNQFGSVRNLKDRRKDIFQLKRV
- a CDS encoding NmrA family NAD(P)-binding protein, with protein sequence MHAKNMAEAATQEGFKQVIWSTVEDTRKWVSLDDDRMPTLMDLYKVPHFDAKGESNSYFEKSGTPYTLLYTSSYWDNFIYFGIGPQKGQDGKLAITFPMGDKKLPGIAAEDIGKCAYGIFKAGDRFRNQSVGISGQRLTGLEMADGFSKLLGKPVAYNDVPAAVYRTLGFPRAEELANFSIC
- a CDS encoding outer membrane beta-barrel protein; this translates as MKKNNDQLDELFRSKLENFEQEPPSYVWNRIQEQQAGAKRRTILGYLKGVGIAAAVLLAFLLGWQLQHPHETDVPILTEQNEAVEKPLSKPLNKAKEIVGDESTDELNDVNDPVLSQEAPIFAESDQKNNQTYLVSNEEASVDTAASYAVLVEAPKHEGQIAKSENRKQEMKSFSLLRLIGVELDDLFKKPTQLAEANRNSQAESLLSRVELSMIEENARLLAANKQNIESAGWQVGAMLTPGFAVRQSSQSKEYASAMTYDNSSEDLNVGGGISVEYKTNKRWSVQSGVFYSKLEQTSSNQAYRSSDLSYSLASPVEGDQNLVDDVGFFNTAVAVRSGEVTMNTSAGVIAIENLPTNAKLSNGFESTDSNRNILLTETEFEQDFEYIEIPLTFRYQLVDAVFKMQLLGGFNTSVLIGNEAYANSQDGRQRIGETRDMNTVNYSTSFGLGFGYGITDKISVRIEPQIKHFLGSLNSNSSVDYKPYTVGVFTGLTYEF
- a CDS encoding RNA polymerase sigma factor, whose product is MKDLKQIIIDSAAGKTKAQARLYQYLAPKMFGVCLRYSKDETEAEDNLQDGFLKVFEKIGSFRHEGAFEGWVRRIMVNVALERYRKNHLMHPVEDMGIYDEPELNDNIIAELSAKDLLKIINELPPRYRMVFNLYVIEGMNHQEIADEMKISVGTSKSNLARARGILRDKVVKVFGETENNYSA
- a CDS encoding serpin family protein, with the translated sequence MKHLIFICSLLLISPLLKSCSDSDSIVVEDEDVTNIDLDLKSEKLIEADNAFGLDLFKEVNTELDEGKNLMISPLSISLALAMVYNGADGDTKSQMETMLHKSGFSPDQINKAYQSLVKALADHDPQVKISIANAIFYDQNFNIKSDFISTNQTYYDAEVDKLDFNNSLSTLDRVNGWVKNKTNNKIEKIIDQVSPTDAIFLMNAIYFKGQWTSQFEKDNTADRAFYTENGNELQVPTMMLDETTLNYTGTSQFQLLELPYGGEKYSMLILLPTEEYSTNDVIAEMNQSNLNNLLENLHERNLKVYLPKFEFAYANSLVDNLKALGMNDAFIASLSDFSGISDIPDLYISEVKHKSYIKVDEEGTEATAVTGVTFEVTSAGPEPVFDVNRPFVFAIREKDTNAILFMGKVNNPLLDE
- a CDS encoding NigD-like C-terminal domain-containing protein, which encodes MNKLIYIAILAFFMSCEKQEDPTDGLKYKSISPSETEEYIDLYVNNFDSLENDPVTINEVLIEGDLLIVNLSYSGGCAEHEFNLARIHPSCGTPPLPPPTFELKHNANGDLCEAWLTDTLAFDISRLRNSEDSQMTISFSANEYNDEYFHFNLNYRYE
- a CDS encoding C1 family peptidase, which codes for MMKKWTFFIGLMLPLLSLGQSVSQNSLGEIRSSFVKNNYTTGMQNALSANPITQLAWSRENEGSTDHYFTYRVDVSGVTNQKKSGRCWLFTSLNVFRPMAISHFKVSSFEFSENYLYFWDLFEKANLFLNNIVATAHREIDDEKVRWYFRSPVDDGGQWINFVNLANKYGMVPREAMEETYSSENTAWMTKLLKRKLREQALELRELKSSGENKQAIEDRKVEMLSVIYRMLALNLGEPPVTFNYRYKNKYGDLVEAGNFTPKSFMNEVLGEVKLNDYVMLMNDPTRPFWKHFEIENYRNVEEGENWHYVNLPNDVIKVFCIESIKNNQAMYASCDVGKQLRRDFGVLDVDNFNYEAVYNVPFNMTKAERIQSRESGSSHGMALIAVEVDEDEQPLKWQFENSWGEKTGEKGYLTFTDEWFNEYMFRIVVHKDFVSEKVLDIYGEKAEMLPPWDPMF
- a CDS encoding transaldolase family protein, which encodes MIYMADTADIKALKELYDFFPLEGVTTNPTILKQSGMKLSVAIDEVSKIVGDGMMHVQVMSSTSEEIVKEAKKYKTYFDLGDNFYAKIPVFPEGFKAMRILKDAGIKVTATAIFTQQQALVAAKAGADFVAPYVSRLDNISSHGIEVVRDIAKNMDEYKLDTKVLAASFKTVDQIYRVSMNGSHSATISPELLMQLIKHPMTDISIAQFEKDGADLYDIEF